A window of the Oscillospiraceae bacterium genome harbors these coding sequences:
- the rpsL gene encoding 30S ribosomal protein S12, which yields MPTFNQLVHTGREVAERKAKAPALLKGWNAKKRVAIDQNSPQKRGVCTAVKTATPKKPNSALRKIARVRLSNGMEVTAYIPGVGHNLQEHSVVMVRGGRVKDLPGVRYHIIRGTLDAQGVEKRMQARSKYGAKRPKAGKAAK from the coding sequence ATGCCAACATTTAACCAACTGGTTCATACCGGCCGTGAAGTCGCCGAGAGGAAAGCAAAAGCCCCGGCACTGCTGAAAGGCTGGAACGCCAAAAAGCGCGTTGCTATTGACCAGAACTCCCCACAGAAGCGCGGTGTCTGCACCGCTGTAAAGACCGCTACACCGAAAAAGCCAAACTCTGCTCTGCGGAAGATTGCCCGTGTGCGTCTTTCCAACGGAATGGAAGTTACCGCTTATATCCCTGGTGTCGGCCACAACCTGCAGGAGCACTCTGTCGTCATGGTCCGCGGCGGCCGTGTTAAGGATCTGCCTGGTGTCCGTTACCATATTATCCGCGGCACACTGGACGCGCAGGGCGTTGAAAAGCGCATGCAGGCCCGCTCCAAGTACGGCGCAAAGCGCCCGAAGGCAGGAAAAGCTGCCAAATAA
- the tuf gene encoding elongation factor Tu, protein MAKEKFDRSKPHVNIGTIGHVDHGKTTLTAAITKVLALKGDASFKDYASIDSAPEERERGITINTAHIEYQTDKRHYAHVDCPGHADYVKNMITGAAQMDGAILVVSAADGPMPQTREHILLARQVGVPYIVVYMNKCDQVDDPELLDLVEMEIRDLLNEYGFPGDTTPIVRGSALKALESDSKDINAPEYKSIIDLMNIVDDYIPTPDRKSDQPFLMPVEDVFTITGRGTVATGRVERGMAKIGDEVEIIGLTDERKKSVITGLEMFRKTLDFAEAGDNIGALLRGIQREDIERGQVIAKPGTIHPHTKFKGQVYVLTKDEGGRHTPFFNNYRPQFYFRTTDVTGVISLPEGTEMCMPGDHVEMTVELIAPIAIEEGLRFSIREGGHTVGSGVVSEIIE, encoded by the coding sequence ATGGCTAAGGAAAAATTCGACAGATCCAAGCCGCATGTGAACATTGGCACGATTGGCCATGTTGACCACGGCAAAACGACCCTGACTGCTGCTATCACCAAGGTGCTCGCACTGAAAGGTGACGCAAGCTTCAAGGATTACGCCAGCATTGACTCCGCTCCTGAAGAGCGTGAGCGCGGCATTACAATTAACACTGCTCATATCGAGTATCAGACCGACAAGCGCCACTATGCGCATGTCGACTGCCCCGGCCATGCTGACTATGTCAAGAACATGATCACCGGCGCTGCTCAGATGGATGGTGCTATTCTGGTTGTTTCCGCTGCTGATGGCCCGATGCCTCAGACCCGTGAGCATATTCTGCTTGCCCGCCAGGTTGGTGTGCCTTATATCGTTGTTTATATGAACAAGTGCGACCAGGTTGATGACCCTGAGCTGCTTGACCTTGTTGAAATGGAAATTCGTGACCTGCTCAACGAGTACGGCTTCCCGGGCGACACCACTCCGATCGTTCGCGGCTCTGCTCTGAAGGCTTTGGAGTCTGACTCCAAGGACATCAATGCTCCTGAGTACAAGAGCATTATCGACCTGATGAACATTGTCGATGACTATATCCCGACTCCTGACCGTAAGTCTGATCAGCCGTTCCTGATGCCTGTCGAAGATGTCTTCACCATCACCGGCCGTGGCACAGTTGCTACTGGCCGTGTAGAGCGTGGTATGGCTAAGATCGGCGACGAAGTTGAAATCATCGGTCTGACAGACGAGCGCAAGAAGAGCGTTATCACCGGCCTGGAGATGTTCCGCAAGACTCTGGACTTTGCAGAGGCTGGCGATAACATCGGTGCTTTGCTGCGTGGCATTCAGCGCGAGGATATCGAGCGCGGCCAGGTTATTGCAAAGCCCGGCACTATTCATCCGCACACCAAGTTTAAGGGCCAGGTCTATGTCCTAACAAAGGATGAAGGCGGCCGTCATACACCGTTTTTCAACAACTATCGCCCGCAGTTCTACTTCCGTACAACAGATGTCACCGGTGTTATCTCCCTGCCTGAGGGCACTGAGATGTGTATGCCTGGCGACCATGTCGAGATGACAGTTGAACTGATTGCTCCGATCGCTATTGAAGAAGGCCTGCGCTTCTCCATTCGTGAGGGCGGCCATACTGTTGGTTCCGGCGTTGTTTCCGAAATCATCGAGTAA
- the rpsG gene encoding 30S ribosomal protein S7, with protein sequence MPRRGNIAKRDVLPDPMYNSKLVTRLVNNIMIDGKKGVAQKIVYGAFDIIKEKTGKEPLEVFEAAMENVMPSLEVKARRVGGATYQVPMEVRPERRQTLGLRWLTTYSRQRSERTMKERLAAEIMDAVNGAGGAAKKRDETHKMAEANRAFAHYRW encoded by the coding sequence GTGCCAAGAAGAGGTAATATTGCGAAGCGGGATGTTCTGCCCGATCCAATGTATAATTCTAAATTAGTTACACGTCTTGTCAATAATATCATGATCGACGGTAAGAAGGGCGTTGCCCAGAAGATCGTTTATGGCGCTTTCGATATTATTAAGGAAAAGACCGGCAAAGAACCCCTGGAAGTTTTCGAGGCTGCCATGGAAAATGTCATGCCGTCTCTGGAAGTAAAGGCCCGCCGTGTTGGCGGTGCAACTTACCAGGTACCAATGGAGGTGCGCCCCGAGCGGCGCCAGACCCTGGGTCTGCGGTGGCTTACCACATATTCCCGCCAGCGTTCCGAGCGTACAATGAAGGAGCGCCTTGCAGCTGAAATTATGGATGCTGTAAACGGCGCCGGCGGCGCAGCCAAAAAGCGCGATGAAACGCATAAGATGGCTGAAGCAAACCGCGCATTTGCTCATTACAGATGGTAA
- the fusA gene encoding elongation factor G — MPRQVPLEKTRNIGIMAHIDAGKTTTTERILYYTGINHKMGEVHDGAATMDWMAEEQERGITITSAATTCFWTHSEYFGDPEKNKDYRINIIDTPGHVDFTVEVERSLRVLDGSVTVFCAKGGVEPQSETVWRQAEQFGVPRMAYVNKMDIMGANFYNVIDMMKDRLHCHPVPIQLPIGAEDTFRGIIDLVTMKADVYYDDMGNDMRVEDIPADMLEKAKKYRTEMVEAIAEQDDTLMEKYLSGEELTRDELVSTLRKATIANKLVPVTCGTSYRNKGVQKLLDAIIDYMPAPTDVPAIRGTNPNTNEEEDRKPSDDEPFSALAFKIATDPFVGKLCYFRVYSGKLNAGDTVYNSTKDCDERIGRILQMHANHRQDLETVYAGDIAAAIGVKNTTTGDTLCDEKHPVVLESMDFPDPVIRVAIEPKTKAGQEKMSIALAKLAEEDPTFKAYTDEETGQTIIAGMGELHLEIIVDRLMREFHVEANVGKPQVACKETIRKPADVDCKYVRQSGGKGQYGHVKIRVFPNPGEGYKFENVTVGGSIPKEYIPAVDAGIQGAMQSGVVAGYNVVDVRVELYDGSYHEVDSSEMAFKIAGSMAFKDAMRKADPVIMEPIMKVTVTVPDEYMGDVIGDLNSRRGMIEGMDAVNGAQQIHAMVPLSEMFGYATDMRSKTQGRGQFTMEPDHYAEVPKNISEKIVTARTKKDD, encoded by the coding sequence ATGCCTAGGCAGGTACCACTTGAAAAAACCCGTAATATCGGTATTATGGCCCATATCGATGCCGGTAAAACGACTACGACCGAGCGTATCCTGTACTACACCGGTATCAACCATAAAATGGGTGAGGTGCATGATGGCGCGGCCACAATGGACTGGATGGCCGAGGAACAGGAGCGCGGCATTACCATTACTTCCGCTGCTACCACCTGTTTCTGGACTCACAGCGAATATTTTGGAGACCCCGAAAAGAACAAAGATTACCGTATCAATATTATTGATACCCCCGGCCACGTTGACTTTACTGTTGAAGTCGAGCGTTCTCTGCGTGTACTGGATGGCTCCGTCACTGTCTTTTGTGCAAAAGGCGGCGTAGAGCCTCAGTCTGAGACCGTTTGGCGTCAAGCAGAGCAGTTTGGCGTGCCGCGTATGGCTTATGTTAATAAAATGGACATTATGGGTGCAAACTTCTATAATGTCATTGATATGATGAAGGACCGCCTGCACTGCCACCCGGTCCCGATTCAGCTGCCAATCGGCGCTGAGGATACTTTCCGCGGCATTATCGACTTGGTCACCATGAAGGCTGATGTCTATTATGATGATATGGGCAACGATATGCGTGTAGAGGACATCCCTGCTGATATGCTGGAAAAAGCCAAGAAGTACCGTACAGAGATGGTCGAAGCAATTGCCGAGCAGGACGATACCCTGATGGAGAAATATCTCTCTGGTGAAGAACTGACCCGCGATGAGCTCGTTTCCACTCTGCGCAAGGCAACCATTGCCAACAAACTGGTGCCGGTTACCTGCGGCACTTCTTACCGCAACAAGGGCGTGCAGAAACTGCTGGATGCCATTATCGATTATATGCCGGCACCGACAGATGTGCCTGCAATCCGTGGCACCAACCCGAATACAAACGAAGAAGAGGACCGCAAGCCGTCTGATGACGAGCCTTTCTCCGCACTGGCATTTAAGATTGCGACAGATCCCTTTGTCGGCAAACTGTGCTACTTCCGTGTGTATTCCGGTAAACTGAATGCCGGCGATACCGTTTACAACTCCACTAAGGACTGTGACGAGCGTATCGGCCGTATTCTGCAGATGCACGCAAACCACCGCCAGGATTTGGAAACCGTATATGCCGGCGACATTGCCGCTGCAATCGGCGTAAAGAACACCACAACTGGTGATACCCTGTGCGATGAAAAGCACCCGGTCGTTTTGGAATCCATGGACTTCCCGGATCCGGTTATCCGTGTTGCCATTGAGCCAAAGACCAAAGCCGGCCAGGAAAAGATGAGCATTGCGCTTGCAAAGCTGGCTGAAGAAGACCCGACCTTTAAGGCTTATACCGATGAAGAGACGGGCCAGACCATCATTGCCGGCATGGGCGAACTTCATCTGGAGATCATTGTTGACCGCCTGATGCGTGAGTTCCATGTTGAAGCAAATGTTGGTAAACCGCAGGTCGCTTGCAAAGAGACAATTCGCAAGCCGGCAGATGTCGACTGCAAATATGTCCGTCAGAGCGGCGGTAAAGGCCAGTATGGCCATGTTAAGATTCGTGTCTTCCCGAACCCGGGCGAAGGATACAAATTCGAGAATGTCACCGTTGGCGGCTCTATCCCGAAGGAATATATCCCTGCTGTTGATGCCGGTATTCAGGGCGCAATGCAGTCCGGTGTAGTTGCCGGATACAATGTAGTTGATGTGCGTGTTGAGCTGTACGACGGCTCTTATCACGAGGTCGACTCCTCTGAAATGGCATTTAAGATTGCCGGTTCCATGGCATTTAAGGATGCTATGCGCAAGGCAGATCCGGTTATTATGGAGCCTATCATGAAGGTTACTGTTACAGTGCCGGATGAGTATATGGGCGACGTAATCGGCGACTTGAATTCTCGCCGCGGCATGATCGAGGGCATGGACGCCGTAAACGGCGCGCAGCAGATCCATGCAATGGTTCCGCTGTCTGAGATGTTTGGCTATGCTACAGATATGCGTTCTAAAACACAGGGCCGTGGCCAGTTTACTATGGAGCCTGACCACTATGCTGAAGTGCCGAAGAACATTTCTGAGAAAATCGTGACTGCCCGTACGAAAAAGGATGACTAA
- the rpoC gene encoding DNA-directed RNA polymerase subunit beta' yields MEFNTLESIKIGLASPEKIREWSHGEVKKPETINYRTLKPERDGLFCERIFGPTKDWECHCGKYKRIRYKGKICDRCGVEVTRAKVRRERMGHIELAAPVSHIWYFKGIPSRMGLMLDISPRMLEKVLYFASYIVTDPGNVRELQKKQLLTEKEYRDLREKYEDDFQAGMGAEAVKKLLEEIDLDKESNELKTELENASGQKRVRILKRLEVVEAFRQSGNRPEWMILDVIPVIPPDLRPMVQLDGGRFATSDLNDLYRRVINRNNRLARLLELHAPDIIVRNEKRMLQEAVDALIDNGRRGRPVTGPNNRPLKSLSDLLKGKQGRFRQNLLGKRVDYSGRSVIAVGPELKMYQCGLPKEMALELFKPFVMKRLVETGVESNIKAARKAVERAKPEVWDALEIVIKNHPVLLNRAPTLHRLGIQAFEPVLVEGRAMKLHPLACTAYNADFDGDQMAVHLPLSCEAQAEARFLMLAAGNLLKPSDGKPVTVPTQDMILGSYWLTLDRDGEKGEGKVFKDIDEAIMAYDAKAIELHAKIKVRRYLQIDGVQKEALVDTTVGKIIFNRPIPQDLGFVDRSNPDNLFKFEVDFLVGKKQLGNIIERCIKTHGTAKTSEVLDCIKAQGYKYSTLSGITVAVSDATIPPQKKEILQKTDEHIDLISDQYKNGFLSDAERHEAVISTWNKATDDVSDALQKNLDRYNPIYMMADSGARGSMSQIRQLAGMRGLIANTSGETIEVPIRANYREGLNILEYFISSRGARKGLTDTALRTADSGYLTRRLVDVSQDVIIREDDCGATEGLEVYDIKEGKEVIESLHERLVGRYLVDDFVDDKTGEVLVSKHKLMKDADADIIVGRGVKRIRIRSILACRSKHGVCKKCYGLNLATGTEVSVGEAVGIVAAQSIGEPGTQLTMRTFHTGGVANAEDITQGLPRVEELFEARKPKHLAILSELDGRVSFEEIKKNRHVVVTNDNGQSKSYLIPFGSRVTVQEGQEITAGTRLTEGSVNPHDVLDISGVQAVQDYLIEEVQRVYRMQGVDINDKHIEVIVRQMMKKVRIDEAGDTTFLPSSMVEKSEFYAANEEIRDRVAAGEATLREATCKPTLLGITKAALATESFLSAASFQETTRVLTDAAIKGKIDPLMGLKENVIIGKLIPAGTGMKHYANVQLEETGLDEKKEDLTNTAV; encoded by the coding sequence ATGGAATTTAATACACTGGAATCAATTAAAATCGGCCTGGCTTCTCCTGAAAAAATCCGTGAATGGTCCCACGGCGAGGTCAAGAAACCGGAAACTATTAACTACCGCACCCTAAAACCAGAGCGCGACGGCCTTTTCTGTGAGCGGATTTTTGGGCCGACAAAAGACTGGGAGTGCCACTGCGGCAAATACAAGCGCATTCGCTACAAGGGCAAGATTTGCGACCGCTGCGGCGTTGAAGTTACGCGGGCAAAGGTTCGCCGCGAACGCATGGGCCATATCGAGCTGGCCGCCCCGGTTTCTCATATTTGGTATTTTAAGGGTATTCCTTCCCGCATGGGCTTGATGCTGGACATCTCTCCGCGTATGCTGGAAAAAGTCCTGTATTTTGCAAGCTATATCGTCACAGATCCCGGCAATGTGCGTGAACTGCAGAAAAAGCAGCTGCTCACTGAAAAAGAGTACCGTGATCTGCGTGAAAAATATGAAGATGATTTCCAGGCAGGCATGGGCGCTGAAGCCGTGAAAAAACTGCTGGAAGAAATTGATTTGGATAAAGAATCGAATGAACTGAAAACCGAGCTGGAAAATGCCTCTGGCCAAAAGCGGGTACGCATTTTAAAGCGTTTGGAAGTAGTCGAGGCGTTCCGCCAGTCTGGCAACCGCCCCGAGTGGATGATTTTGGACGTCATTCCGGTTATTCCGCCAGATCTGCGCCCAATGGTTCAGTTGGACGGCGGCCGCTTTGCGACCTCTGACCTGAATGATCTTTACCGCCGCGTAATTAACCGAAACAACCGTTTGGCCCGTCTTTTGGAACTGCATGCACCGGACATCATTGTCCGTAATGAAAAGCGCATGCTGCAGGAAGCAGTCGATGCCCTGATCGATAACGGCCGCCGCGGCCGCCCGGTCACCGGCCCGAACAACCGCCCGCTCAAGTCCCTTTCCGATTTGCTCAAAGGCAAACAGGGACGTTTCCGCCAGAACCTTTTGGGCAAGCGTGTCGATTACTCCGGCCGTTCTGTTATTGCTGTTGGTCCGGAACTAAAAATGTATCAGTGCGGCCTGCCGAAAGAAATGGCACTGGAACTGTTTAAGCCTTTTGTGATGAAGCGCTTGGTTGAAACCGGCGTGGAAAGCAACATTAAGGCTGCCCGTAAAGCAGTAGAACGTGCAAAACCGGAAGTTTGGGATGCACTGGAAATTGTTATTAAAAACCACCCGGTGCTGCTCAACCGTGCACCAACTCTGCATCGCCTGGGCATTCAGGCTTTTGAACCGGTGTTGGTCGAGGGCCGCGCAATGAAGCTGCACCCGCTGGCCTGCACCGCTTACAACGCCGACTTTGATGGCGACCAGATGGCCGTGCATCTGCCGCTTTCCTGCGAGGCACAGGCCGAGGCCCGCTTCTTAATGCTGGCTGCCGGCAACCTGCTGAAGCCTTCTGATGGCAAGCCTGTCACAGTACCTACACAGGATATGATTCTGGGTTCTTACTGGCTGACCCTTGACCGTGACGGCGAAAAGGGCGAGGGCAAAGTCTTTAAAGATATTGATGAAGCCATCATGGCTTATGATGCCAAAGCAATCGAACTGCACGCAAAAATTAAGGTCCGCCGGTATTTGCAGATAGATGGCGTTCAGAAAGAAGCATTGGTAGATACCACTGTCGGCAAGATTATCTTTAACCGGCCGATTCCGCAGGACCTCGGTTTTGTTGACCGCAGCAATCCAGATAACCTCTTTAAATTTGAAGTCGATTTTCTGGTCGGCAAAAAGCAGCTGGGTAATATCATTGAGCGCTGCATCAAGACCCATGGCACCGCTAAAACCAGTGAAGTGCTGGACTGCATTAAGGCACAGGGCTATAAATACTCTACTCTTTCCGGTATTACCGTTGCTGTTTCTGATGCGACTATTCCGCCGCAGAAGAAAGAGATTCTGCAGAAGACCGATGAGCACATTGATTTGATTTCCGACCAGTACAAAAACGGCTTTCTTTCTGATGCTGAGCGCCATGAGGCAGTTATCAGCACATGGAATAAGGCAACCGATGATGTATCGGATGCCCTGCAGAAAAACCTGGACCGCTACAACCCCATTTATATGATGGCGGATTCCGGTGCCCGTGGTTCTATGAGCCAGATTCGTCAGCTGGCCGGTATGCGTGGTCTGATCGCAAATACCTCTGGTGAAACCATTGAGGTTCCTATCCGTGCCAACTACCGTGAAGGCCTGAACATTTTGGAATACTTCATTTCTTCCCGTGGTGCACGTAAGGGCTTGACCGATACCGCTCTGCGTACCGCTGACTCTGGTTACCTGACCCGTCGTTTGGTCGATGTTTCGCAGGATGTAATTATCCGCGAGGACGACTGCGGCGCAACCGAAGGCTTGGAAGTTTATGATATTAAAGAGGGCAAGGAAGTCATCGAATCCCTGCACGAGCGCTTGGTCGGCCGGTACCTGGTCGATGACTTTGTGGATGACAAGACCGGCGAGGTCCTTGTCAGCAAGCACAAGCTGATGAAAGACGCAGATGCCGATATCATTGTCGGCCGCGGCGTTAAGCGCATTAGGATTCGCTCTATTCTGGCCTGCCGCTCTAAGCACGGCGTATGCAAGAAGTGCTATGGACTCAACCTGGCAACCGGTACAGAAGTGTCGGTCGGCGAGGCGGTCGGCATTGTGGCAGCACAATCCATCGGCGAGCCTGGCACACAGCTGACCATGCGTACCTTCCATACCGGCGGTGTTGCAAACGCCGAGGATATTACCCAGGGCCTTCCGCGTGTCGAAGAACTGTTTGAGGCACGCAAACCAAAGCATTTGGCAATCCTCAGTGAACTGGACGGCCGTGTTTCTTTTGAAGAAATCAAGAAAAACCGCCATGTCGTGGTAACAAATGACAATGGTCAGTCTAAGAGCTACCTGATTCCATTCGGTTCCCGTGTTACCGTGCAGGAGGGCCAGGAAATTACTGCAGGCACCCGCCTTACGGAAGGCTCTGTCAACCCGCACGATGTGCTGGATATCAGCGGCGTGCAGGCAGTGCAGGATTACCTGATTGAAGAAGTGCAGCGCGTTTACCGGATGCAGGGCGTTGATATCAATGATAAGCATATCGAGGTCATCGTTCGTCAGATGATGAAGAAAGTGCGTATCGATGAGGCCGGCGATACAACATTCCTGCCCAGCAGCATGGTCGAAAAATCCGAATTCTATGCTGCAAATGAAGAAATCCGCGACCGTGTTGCTGCAGGAGAAGCTACCCTGCGCGAAGCGACCTGCAAGCCGACACTGCTCGGTATTACCAAGGCTGCTTTGGCAACGGAATCTTTCTTGTCAGCTGCCTCCTTCCAGGAAACAACCCGTGTGCTGACCGATGCTGCTATCAAGGGCAAGATCGATCCACTGATGGGCCTGAAAGAAAATGTCATTATCGGCAAACTGATTCCTGCTGGCACCGGCATGAAGCATTACGCCAATGTGCAGCTGGAAGAAACCGGTCTCGACGAAAAAAAGGAAGACTTGACAAATACAGCAGTATAG